A window of Rhodothermales bacterium genomic DNA:
TGGCCGTGCTCTTCGGCAACCTGGCGCCCGAAGGATGCGTCATCAAGACCGGCGCCGTCCCCGACGAACTGCTGGAATTCGAGGGCCCTGCCCGGATCTACGAGTCGCAGCACGATGCCGTGACCGGCATCCTCTCGGGTGCGGTGCAGCCGGGCGACGTCGTCGTCATCCGCTACGAAGGGCCGCGCGGCGGCCCCGGCATGCCCGAAATGCTCCAGCCCACGGCTGCACTGGCGGGCCTCCGGCTCGACGCGCAGGTCGCCATGGTCACCGACGGCCGCTTTTCGGGCGGCACGCGCGGGCTGTCCATAGGTCACGTCTCGCCGGAGGCCGCCTCGAGCGGCGAGATCGGGCTGGTCGAGCCCGGGGACCGTATTCGCATTGACATTCCCCGGCGGCGGATTGACCTCCTGGTATCGGACGCCGATCTCGCCGCCCGCCGCACCCGCCAGGCCGCCTTCACGCCCCGCATTGCCAGCCGTTGGCTGCAACGCTACGCCCAGTTCGTCACGAGCGCATCCACCGGCGCTGTCCTCACCCTGCCAACCCCGGAACCCGTCCATGCCTGAAAAAAATGTCACCGGAGCCGAAATCCTTATCCGCTCGCTCGAGGCCGAAGGCGTCGAATTCGTCTTCGGGCACCCCGGCGGGGCCGTCATCCAGATCTACGACGAAATGCACCGGCTGCAGCCGAAGTTCGAGCACATCCTGGTGCGGCACGAACAGGGCGGCACGCACGCCGCCGAGGGCTACGCCAAGGCCACCGGCAAGGTGGGCACGGTGCTCGTGACTTCCGGGCCGGGCGCCACGAACACCGTCACCGGCATTGCCGATGCGTTCATGGATTCCATCCCGCTCGTCGTGCTCACCGGCCAGGTGCCCACGAAGCTCATTGGCAACGATGCGTTCCAGGAATGCGACATCATCGGCGTGACGCGAAGCATCACCAAGCACTCGTTCCTGGTGCGGGACGTGCGCGAGCTCGCATCCACCATCAAAAAGGCGTACCACATTGCGCGGACCGGTCGCCCCGGCCCCGTCGTGGTCGACCTCCCGAAGGATGTGATTGCCGCCCGCGCGCCGTTCGAATGGCCCGAGCGGATTTCCCTGCGCGGCTACAGCACCATTACGCGCGGCGAGCAGGGCCAGGTGGAGAAGGCGGCCCGGATGATGCGCCAGGCAGAGCGCCCGCTCCTGTACGTGGGCGGCGGGACCATCATCTCGAATGCGACCGATGCGCTCACACGGCTGGCGCGCAAGACGCAGATCCCGGTCACGACCACGCTGCACGGGCTGGGGTCGTTTCCCGAGGATGATCCGCTGTCCGTCGGCATGCTGGGCATGCACGGCACGTGGTACGCCAACCAGGCCGTCCAGAACTGCGACCTGCTCATTGCCGTCGGCGCCCGCTTCGACGACCGCGTGACGGGCAAGATCGACGCCTGGGCGCCGCATGCGAAAATCATCCACATCGACGTGGATCCCGCCTGCATTTCGAAGAACGTCCCGGCCGACTGCCCCATCCTGGGCGACGTCGGGCACGTGCTGGCGCAGCTCGAGCCGCTGGTTGAATTCCGCAACCGGGCGGACTGGCTGACGCAGATCGAGGCGTGGAAGGCCGAATGCCCCCTGGAATACGTGCACGATGGCGCGCTTCGCCCGCAGCACATCATCCAGGAACTGCGCCGCAAGACCGGCGGGCACGCCGTAGTGGTGACCGATGTGGGGCAGAATCAGATGTGGTCCGCCCAGTATTTCACGTACGCCGAGCCCCGCTCGCACATCACGTCCGGGGGGCTCGGGACCATGGGCTTCTCGCTCCCGGCGGCCATGGGCGCGGCGTTCGGGCTCCGGAAGGCCGCCGAGAACGCAGCTGAAAATGCCGTCCCCGTCATCTCCATAAACGGAGACGGCGGATTCCTCATGAACATGCAGGAATTGGGCGTGGCTGCGGCCCACAAGCTGCCGCTCAAGATCGTGGTGCTCAACAACTCGTACCTGGGCATGGTGCGGCAGTGGCAAGAGCTGTTCCACGACGAGCGCTACAGCCACACGCATCTGGCGCCCACGAACCCGGATTTCGTGCAGCTGGCCGAGGCCTTCAACTGCGTCGGGCTCCGCTGCACGCGCCCCGACGACGTCACGGCCACGATCGATGCGGCCTGGGAGGTCACCGACCGGCCCGTGCTCATGGAATTCCAGGTCATCACCGAAGAAATGGTCTTCCCCATGGTGCCCGCAGGCGCCGCCACCGACGAAATGATCACCCAGCGATTCAACCCCGAGGAATTCGCATGACCACCGCAACGCATCCTTCGGCCTCGGCCCCCTCGCTCACCCCCCAACAACTCTTCCGCAAACAGGCCGCCGGCGAAGGGCTGAGCCCGGACGAACCCGACGCCGCGCATCGTCACGTCATCGTGGTGACCATGGAGAACACCATCGGCGCGCTGAACCGCGTGGCCAACCTGTTCTCGGCGCGCGGTTTCAGCCTGGAGAGCGTGAGCGTGGGCATCGCGGAGGGTCAGACCGCGCGGATGACCCTCGTCACGACGGGCAACGACCGCATCATCGGGCAAGTCCTCCAGCAACTCAACAACCTCGTGGATACGCTCCACGTGGACGATGTCACGGACGAGGCCTTCGTGGAGCGCGAGCTCTGCCTGGTGAAGGTCGCCGCCACGCCCGCCGAGCGATCCGCGCTCATGGGCGTCGTGGACATCTTCCGCGGCAACGTCGTGAACATCACCCCGGACTCCATGACCTTCGAAGTCACGGGGCCACCCACCAAAATCAATGCCTTCATCGGAATGATGCGGGAATACGATGTGCGCGAGGTGGCCCGCAGCGGCCGGGTCGCCATGCGCCGCCAACTTGTTTTCGAGACACAATCATGAAGATGCACTACGAAGCCGACCCCACCCTCATCCGCAATCGCACGGTTGCCGTCATCGGATACGGCAGCCAGGGCCACGCCCATGCGCTGAACCTGCACGAAAGCGGCGTCCGCGTCATCGTGGGCTTGCGCCCGGGCAGTGCGACGGCCGCCGAAGTCGCCCTGCGCGGCCTGGAGACGGCGACCATCGACGAAGCCGCGGCCGAGGCCGACGTGGTCATGCTGCTCATTCCGGATCAGCACCAGAAGCGGGTCTATGAGGCCCACATCCGCCCGCACATGACGCCGGGCAAGGCGCTCGCGTTTGGCCATGGATTCAACATCCACTACGGCCAGATTGAGCCGCCCGAGGGCGTGGACGTGTTCATGGTGGCGCCCAAGTCGCCCGGACACCTCGTCCGGCGGACGTACGAGGAGGGCCGCGGCGTGCCGTGCCTGGTGGCCGTCGCACAGGATGCGAGCGGCGAGGCCATGGACCTGGCGCTCTCGTATGCCGATGCCATCGGGGGCACCCGCGCCGGGGTCATCGAGACCAACTTCAGGGATGAGACCGAAACCGATCTGTTCGGCGAGCAGGCCGTGCTGTGCGGCGGCACCGAAGGCCTCATCAAGGCCGGGTTTGAAACGCTCACGGAAGCGGGATATCCCGAAGAACTGGCGTACTTTGAGGTGCTGCACGAAATGAAATTGATCGTGGACCTGTACTACGAAGGCGGACTGGAAGCCATGAACCGGTCCGTCAGCGACACGGCTGAATACGGGGGATACTCCCGCGGCGCGCGCGTGGTGACGCCCGCCGTCAAGCAGGAGATGAAAGCCATCCTCGCCGAAATCCAGTCCGGCGCGTTCGCCCGCGAATGGATTGATGAGTGCGAAAAGGGCTGGCCCAACATGAACGGCCTGCGCGAGGCGCACATGAACCACCCCGTCGAGACCGTCGGCAAGAAACTGCGCTCCATGATGTCATGGATCCGCTCATCCGTAGCCGTGGACTGATGCCTGATCCTCATATTCACGTGGCCCTCCTCCCTGGCGACGGCATAGGCCCCGAAGTGGCCCGCGCCGCCCGGGAGGTCCTGGAAGCCGCCGCGCCCGGCCGATTCCGTTTCACCGAGCATCCGTTCGGCGGCGCGGCGATTGACGGGGGCGGTTCACCCCTTCCCCCGGAAACCCTCGAAGCCTGCCGCGCGGCCGATGCCGTGCTGCTGGGTGCCATCGGGGGACCCCGGTGGGATGCGCTGCCGCGGGCGCATCGACCGGAATCGGGCCTCCTGGCCCTGCGCAGTGCGCTCGGGACGTTCGCGAATCTGCGCCCGGTGCCGTTCGGCGCGGATCTGCTCATCGTCCGTGAACTCACGGGGGGCATCTACTTCGGTCAGCCCCGGTCCTACGAATCGGGCCGGGCCTACAACACCATGGTCTACGAACGCGACGAAATCGTGCGCATTGCCCACGTGGCGTTCGAACAGGCGCGCCGGCGGCGCAGCCATGTGACGAGCGTGGACAAGGCGAACGTGCTGGAAGTGTCGCAGCTGTGGCGCGAGGTGGTCACCGAAATCGGCGGCCTGTACCCGGACGTGCGCCTGGACCACATGTACGTGGACAACGCGGCCATGCAGATCGTGCAGAACCCGGCGCAGTTCGACGTCATTGTGACGGGCAACCTGTTCGGGGACATCCTGTCGGACCTGGCGTCGACGCTCGCCGGATCGCTCGGCACGCTGCCGTCCGCCTGCACAGGCACCAATACGCCCATTTTCGAACCCGTACACGGAAGCGCTCCCGACCTCGTGGGCACCGGCCGCGCCAACCCCATCGGGGCCATCCTGAGCGGCGCCATGCTCCTGGATGAGCTCGGGCTCGGCGGTGAGGCCGACGCCGTCCGCCGCGCCGTCCAACAGGCCATCCACGCCGGCACGCGCACCGTTGACCTGGGCGGCACCGCCACGTGCGCCGACATGACCGCCGCCATTACGGCCGCCCTCGCCGCACCCGCGGCCACAACCCCGCAGCAGAAATGAATCAGATCCTTCTCTTCGACACCACCCTCCGCGACGGCGAACAGGCCCCCGGGGCCGCCATGAACCTCCCGGAAAAGCTGGAAATCGCACATGCACTCTCGGCGCTCGGCGTGGACATCATTGAGGCCGGCTTTCCCGTATCGTCCCCCGGCCAGTTCGAGGCCGTGCGCCAGATAGCGAACGAAGTCGCCGACGACACCGTCATCTGCGCCCTGGCCCGCGCCAAGGAGGGCGACATCGCATCGGCGGCGAAGGCGCTCGGCGGTCGCGCAACCTCGCGCATCCACACCTTCATTGCGACCTCCGACATCCACCTGCACAGCAAATTTGCCGATGCGCGCTACGGCACCACCCTGGACGCCAAGCGCCAGACCGTGCTCCGGATGGCCATCGATGCCGTGCGCCAGGCCCGCGAGCACACGGCCGACGTGGAATTCAGCGCCGAGGACGCCGGCCGCACGGACGTCGGCTTCCTGCACGAGGTGGTCGCCGCCGTCGTCGAGGCCGGCGCCACTACCATCAACATTCCCGATACCACCGGCTACTGCATTCCCGACGAATATGCCGCGCTCATCCGCAGCGTCGTCGACATCGTGCCCGCCCGCGTCGTGGTCTCCACGCATTGCCACGACGACCTGGGCCTGGCCGTCGCCAACTCCCTGTCCGGCGTGCAGGCCGGGGCCCGCCAGGTGGAATGCACCATCAACGGCATAGGGGAGCGGGCCGGCAACGCCGCCCTCGAGGAAATCGCCATGGCGCTCGCCGTGCGCGCCGACCATTTCGGCATGCGGACCCGCGTGGACAGCCGCGGGCTGACGGACATGAGCAAGCTCGTATCGACCTTCTCGGGATTTCCGGTGCAGCCCAACAAGGCCATCGTGGGGCGCAACGCGTTCTCGCACGAAGCCGGCATCCACCAGGACGGCATGCTGAAGAACCGCGACACCTACGAAATCATGCGCGCCGAAGACGTGGGGCAGGTCACGGAATCAATCCGGCTCGGCCGGCATTCAGGCCGCCACGGGCTCTTCAGCCGCCTTGAAAAAATCGGCGTCCGCGTCCTGGACGACCAGCGCGATACGATCTACCATGCGTTCGTCGAACTCGCCGACCGCAAGAAAGAAATCAACGACATCGACCTCTACAACCTGGTAAACGAGCATACCACCACCATGTCCACCGCACACTACAAGCTTGAACACCTGGCCGTCTCGGTCGGCACCGACCGCCAGCCTTCCGCCACGGTCCGCATTGAACACGTCCGTGCCGAGCGCACGGAGGAAAAAACCGCAACGGGGGATGGTCCGATCGATGCGCTCTACCGCGCCATTGACCACGCCGTGAACGAAGCCCACGACCTCGTATCGTACAATATCCGGTCCATTTCCGAGGGGGCCGATGCGTTCGGAGAGGTCTCGGTACTCATTTCCATGGGCGGCCCGTGCTTCACCGGCAAGGCCTCATCCACCGACGTCATCATTGCCTCGGCCGAAGCCTACGTCATGGCCCTCAACTCCATGGCCGCCTACCGCGCCGACGAAGAATCCATCCGCTTCGTCAACTCGGGGATCATCAATGCCTTTGATGGCCACGATCCGTCGTAGGCGTGCAGTATCCTGCTTTCCAGCGCTATCCCATCCCTAAAAACCTTTTTTGAGCCTTGACCCTTACCGAACAAATCCTCGCCGCCCATGCCGGTCGGGAGCGTGTTGCGCCCGGTGACTCCATCTGGGTGGATGTGGATACGCTCATGACCCACGACGTCTGCGGGCCGCCCACGTTCGGCATTTTCGAGCGGGAGTTCGGGGCCGATGCGCGCGTTTGGAATCCCGACGGCGTGGTGGTCCTTCCGGACCACTACATCCACACCGAGGATCCACATGCGCGGCGCAACATCGAGTTGCTCCGCGCCTTTGCGGCCAAGCACGAACTGCCTCACTACTACGATGTAGGAACCAGCAGGTACAAGGGAGTCTGCCACGTAGCATTGGCAGAGGAGGGGTTCAATCTGCCCGGCACCGTGCTCTTCGGGACCGACAGCCATACGTGCACTTCGGGCGCTTTCGGGCTGTTTTCGACGGGCGTGGGCAACACCGATGCCGCGTTCATCCTGGGCACGGGCAAGATCTGGGTCCGCGTCCCGGAAACCATGCGGTTCGTCTTCGAAGGCGCACTCCCGCCGTGGCTCATGGCCAAGGACCTCATCCTGGCCGTCATCGGCGACATCGGATTCGAGGGCGGCACCTATCGCGCCCTGGAATTCGACGGCGAGGCCGTCTTCGACCTCTCCATGGAAGAGCGCATGACGCTCACCAACATGGCCATCGAAGCGGGAGGGAAGAACGGCATTATTGCGGCCGATGCGAAGACCGAGGCCTTCGTCCGCGAACGCACCGACCGGCCCTACACCGTGGTCCGGCCGTCGCCCAACGCCTCCTACGCCTTCGAAAAGGTGTACGACGTCTCGAAAATGGAGCCCGTCGTCGCCAAGCCCCACCGACCGGACAACAAGGCCACCGTCAGTGAAGTCGCCGGCACCCGCCTGGACCGCGCCTACATCGGCAGCTGCACCGGCGGCAAATTCGGCGACTTCGTCGCCGCCGCCGGCATCCTCGGCCACGCCGGGGCGGGCACGTCCATCAGTCGAACCCTTTCCTCATCAGGTTCGGCTCAAGGTTCATCATCTGAGGGCCGCGTGGCCATAGATACGTTTGTGGTGCCCGCTTCGACCGAAGTCTCCCGCCGCCTGCGCGAAGAAAGCCACCCCGATTTTCCCGGGAAGTCCCTCTGGCAACTCTTCCTGGATGCCGGATGCAAGATGGGCCACGCCTCCTGCGGCGCCTGCCTCGGCGGCCCCGTGGACACCTTCGGCCGCACCCACGGCACCGAAGTCGTCATCTCCACCACAAACCGCAACTTCCCCGGCCGCATGGGCTCCAAAGCCGCCTCCGTCTACCTCGCCTCACCCCTCACCGTCGCCGCCTCCGCCCTCGCCGGCGTCATCACCGACCCACGGGAAGTCCTCGTTTAAGCGCCCCATCTGGAAAAGCACAGAATCATGAACCCCATCATAAATGGCCGCGCCTACGTCCTCGGAGACTCCGTCGATACGGACCAAATCATTCCTGCCGCGCACCTTGTCTACAGTCTGAGCGAACCCGAAGAACGGCGGATGTACGGCCGGTACGCCCTCAGTGGTGTCCCCGAGGCTCAGGCCGGCCTCCCCAATGGCGGCATCCCCTTCACCCAGCCCGACGCCTACACTTCGGACTTCACCATAGTCATCGCGGGCTCCAACTTCGGATGCGGCTCCTCCCGCGAGCACGCCCCCTTCGCCCTGGCCGAAGCAGGCGTCCAGGCGGTCGTCGCCGACGGATACGCCCGCATCTTCTACCGCAACGCGGTCGATGGCGGCTTCCTCGTGCCCTTCGAAACCCGCACCCGCCTGGTGGACCTCGTCGAAACCGGCGACGAACTCACCATAGACACCTCTACTGGCACCCTCCACGTTGCCCGCACCGACGAAACCTACCTCCTCCGGCCCCTCGGCGAAGTCGCCGGAATCATCGCCGCCGGTGGAATCTTCGCCTTCGCCCGCCAAACCGGCATGATCAAGGCTGTTTGAAATGTAACCTGGCAGGTTACATTTAGGAGCGGGCCTTATTTAGCGGTCAGAACTCACCGATTGTCCCTCACGTCAGTCAAATCGACGCAGGAAGTGGGAAGTTTGGTTGCACATTGCTTGTACCACCAAAATCATGTATCGTATTGCTCAGTCGAAAAAAATCGCGTTTCGTAGATGTTCTCTCCATTCCGTGGTATACATAGATCGTCTATTGTTGTTTGTTGCTCTACTTCCGTGACACCAGTATGTGCAAAATAACACTTAGTAATGAAACATCATGAGCTATCGAAACGGAAATTATACTGCTTTCTACGTCAGTGAACCCTTTTCACAGTCTGCACTCGGAGCACACGCCACTAGAGATTTTCAGTCATACAATATGCTTAAAGCGTGGAAAGCCGCAGATCCGTCTTTCCCATTCATTGATTCACATGAGAAAAACTATAATGTTCGCGATTCGAGCAATTGGGATTTAACTCTGAAGCCGAGAATTCGTGATCGATTGGCGCAGTCCAAAAATATAGTACTATTTCTGAGTAGCGTAACTAAAAACAGTAGGGCTCTAAGAGAAGAGATAGTGTACGGTGTCGGTACCAAAGGGCTACCTGTTATTGTGGTTTATCCGGACTTCAAAGATAAGTCTGAAATAGTCGACTGTAGTACTGGGAATTTTAAAACTAACATAGTTGCTCTTTGGGAAAAGCTGCCTTCTTTGCGAGATTTAATGAATGAAGTTCCTACACTTCACATACCAAATAAAAAGGCACACATAATAAATGCGCTGTTGGACAAAGACTTTGAGGTCCAAACAAAACGAGTAGTAGACAAGTATTATTATCCCTGTTAGCACGTGTCTAGAATTAGGTCATACGGTCAACGAGCGAAGTATTCCTTCGGGACGCTCCTTAGTTTAGAATACTGGAGATACGCCCTAGTATCCAAGGAGGGAATCCGTTCAGTATTATTTGTGTACGGTGGGCTTTATCTGTTTATTGAAACGTTGGATTTCTTCAAAGTCTACACGAGAGATGATTATGGTTCTTACGCATTCTTATTATTTCTATTAGTCGCTATTATCATATCGTTATGGGTAAAACGACCAATAACGTCGGTAAAAATATCAATTCCTGCGTCCGATTGTATCATCGAGGTTCGCGTCGCAAATATATTCGATGTCAATGGCTCGGTTGTTGTGAGTACTAATACTATGTTTGAGGCGAATGTCGCAGATGGTGTCATTTCTCCTGAAAGTATACAGGGTCAGTTCACTTCGAAATATTTTTCGGGAAATCAGAGTAAATTAATAAGTCTTATAAAAGAAGGGCTGCCTCAAGAGCCTAATCACGATGTGTATCCTATGGGTACGACTGTTCGAATAAATACACATGGTAAGACGTTTTACTTGACTGCAATGGCTAGTCTTAACGAAAAGGGTAATGCACAATCAACACGCCAGGACTTGTCGAGCGCTCTCGAAGGACTATGGAACTATGTTCGTACGGAAGGTGAGTTGCAGGAACTAGCAATACCAGTCATGGGCACGGGAAGAGGTAGATTAGGTTTATCAAGGAAGCGCGTGATTGGAATGATAGTAGAATCATTTGTTAAACATTCTTATACGGGATTGCTAACTAATAAATTAGTAATATGCATTAGGCCTAGTGATGCTGAAAGGTTTATGACAAACTTGTATGATATCAAAGATTACATGAACCAGATAGTTCATGCCTGAGATTCCTGTCTGATTTATGGAAGTCCATTAGTTGATGAAAAATATCATTGAGCTCGATGGATACGGTCAAAACGTTCGAGTTCAACTGTGGACCCAAAAATAACGTGTAGAATCAATTGAGATCCGTAGTCCAGTATTTACCATTATCCAGAATGATCATTATCATAACGGTATATAACATGGATGCATGATGTAGCGGTTAGAGAATGGATATCGATACTTTCGTTGGTAGTTCTCTGGCTGGTACGTTAAGTAACGACGCACAGCGGTTAGCCTTGCCTGCCAACACCTTGAATGGTTATCCTATCCGCTTATTAAATCACGGACACTCGCTCAATGAACCACTCTGAAATCGTCTCTTTCCTGTGGGGCGTTGCCGATTTGCTCCGTGATCACTTCAAGCGGGGCAAGTATCAGGATGTAATTCTGCCACTCACGGTACTCAGGCGGCTGGATTGTGTGCTGGAGCCTTCAAAGCAGAAGGTTCTTGAGCGGTACGAGCAGCTCTCCAAGATGGATCTGGAGAACCTGGATCCCCAGCTCAGGAAGGCATCCGGATTTGCTTTCTACAACACGTCCCGGTTCACCTTCGATCGTCTGCTGGCCGACGCGCCGAATCTCGCGGCCAACCTCCGGCATTACATTGCGGGCTTCAGCCCGAACATGCGCGAGGTCGTCGAGAAGTTCGATTTCGACAACACGATCTCGAAGCTTGAACAGTCCGGTCTGCTCTTCCTGGTGGTGGAGAAGTTCAATACGGTGGACCTCCACCCCGACCGGATTGACAACGCCACCATGGGCACGGTTTTCGAGGAACTCATTCGCAAGTTCAACGAGGCCCTGAATGAGAATCCTGGAGAGCACTTTACGCCGAGGGACGTGGTGCATCTCATGGCAGATGTCCTGCTGACAGGTGACGAGCAGCGCATCAAAACCAAAGGTCGCGTGGTGACGGTCTATGATCCCTGTTGCGGATCTGGCGGAATGCTGACCATCACCAAGAACCACATCCAATCCGTCAATTCGACGGCCGATGTCCACGTGTTTGGGCAGGAGGTCAATCCCGAGACGTACGCCATCTGCAAGTCCGACTTGTTCATGAAGTCGACGGATGGTCGGGACGGTGAAAATATCCGGTTTGGTTCGACGCTGCGGACGGACGAGCACTCCGGAATGACATTCGATTACCTTATTGCCAATCCGCCGTACGGGAAGGATTGGAAGGGTGACAAGCAAGCGGTCGAGGGTGAAGCCGAGCGGGGCATGGCAGGTCGGTTTGGTCCCGGAACGCCGCGGATATCGGACGGGCAGATGCTGTTTCTGCTGCATCTTGTGCACCATATGAAGCGCGGCGACAGTGGCTCGCGCACGGCCATCATCATGAATGGTTCTCCGCTGTTTACGGGCGATGCCGGGAGCGGCGAGAGTGAAATTCGGCGCTACGTCATGGAGGAAGATCTGGTAGAGGCGATAGTCGCCTTGCCAGAGCAGCTCTTTTACAACACGGGCATCGCCACGTACGTGTGGGTGCTTACGACCCGCAAGACGGCCGAGCGCAAAGGAAAGGTTTTGTTGGTCGACGCCACGTCGTTCTGGACGCCCATGCGCAAGAGCTTGGGCGACAAGCGCCGTGAGATTCCGCGCGAAAAGGCAGAAGAAATCACGCGGTTGCTATCTGCATTCAAAGAAGGCGAATACTGCCGCGTGTACCCGACGACCCATTTCGGATTCCGAAAAATCACAGTCGAGCGTCCGCTGCGACTCAATTTTCAAGCATCGGATGATCGGAAAGCCCGAATCCGGGAAGAAAGGACGTTCCAGCGCTTGGCAGAATCCAAAAAGAAAGGGCCAGCAGCAGAAAAGGAGATACTTGAGGGACGCCTGATTCAACTGCAAATTGAGGCCGCGCTTCATGATCTGCCGGACACCCTCTTCAAGAGTCGAAAGGCATTTCTCAAGGAATTGAATTCAGCGGCGAAGCGCCACGACGTGAAGCTCGCGGCTCCCATCAAAAAGGCAATCCTCTCGGCCCTTTCTGAGCAGGACGATACG
This region includes:
- a CDS encoding class I SAM-dependent DNA methyltransferase, which produces MNHSEIVSFLWGVADLLRDHFKRGKYQDVILPLTVLRRLDCVLEPSKQKVLERYEQLSKMDLENLDPQLRKASGFAFYNTSRFTFDRLLADAPNLAANLRHYIAGFSPNMREVVEKFDFDNTISKLEQSGLLFLVVEKFNTVDLHPDRIDNATMGTVFEELIRKFNEALNENPGEHFTPRDVVHLMADVLLTGDEQRIKTKGRVVTVYDPCCGSGGMLTITKNHIQSVNSTADVHVFGQEVNPETYAICKSDLFMKSTDGRDGENIRFGSTLRTDEHSGMTFDYLIANPPYGKDWKGDKQAVEGEAERGMAGRFGPGTPRISDGQMLFLLHLVHHMKRGDSGSRTAIIMNGSPLFTGDAGSGESEIRRYVMEEDLVEAIVALPEQLFYNTGIATYVWVLTTRKTAERKGKVLLVDATSFWTPMRKSLGDKRREIPREKAEEITRLLSAFKEGEYCRVYPTTHFGFRKITVERPLRLNFQASDDRKARIREERTFQRLAESKKKGPAAEKEILEGRLIQLQIEAALHDLPDTLFKSRKAFLKELNSAAKRHDVKLAAPIKKAILSALSEQDDTADICRDKNGDPEPDTNLRDTESVPLSEDVQEYFECEVLPHVPDAWIDESKRDTRDGDVGLVGYEINFNRYFYKYTPPRPLEEIEADIKTIEREILELLREVTG